GGCAGTTCTCCGGGGTATCCGTGAAAGAGCTTCGCGAAGCGCTCAATTTCGGCTACGACATCATGCGCGTCAGCTTCACCGGTCTTCTCGCTGCCGTAGGATTCGTCCTCCTCATCGCTTGTGTGAACGTCGCGAGCCTGACGCTCGCCCGAGCCCGCGCCCGGGAGCGGGACGTCGCGGTTCGCTCGGCCCTCGGAGCCCGCCGGGGCCGCATCGTCCGGCAGCTCCTGACCGAAAGCCTCCTGCTGGCTCTTCTTGGAGGGGGTCTCGGGGTGTTCCTGGCTGATAGGGGTGCCCGCGCGATTGCGCCTCTCGTGCCCGAGGACATCTTTCGCGTGGGCGACGTGGAGCTCGACACGACGGTTCTTCTCTTTTCGGTGGCGGTGACGCTACTGACCCCGGTCCTGTTCGGGCTGGCCCCGGCCATCGGGATCTCGCGAACGAACCTCGTTTCTTCCCTGAAGCAAGGGGTGCGAGCGGGGGGAGCGGGAATCGGCTCGATGCGCGTTCGTCGAGCTCTGGTCGTGCTCGAAGTGACGCTCGCGATCGCGCTCGTCGTGGGAACCGGGCTCATGGTGCGGAGTTTCTTCGAGCTCCAGAAAGTCGAGCTTGGCTTTCGACCCGAGAGCGCTCTGACGGTTCGACTGGCGCTGCCCCAAACCGATTATCCCGATGCTCCCGAGCAGAAGCTCTTCTTCGACCGGGCACTTCTCGAAGTCTCGTCGCTCCCGGGAGTGCGCGCGGCCGGGTACACGGTCCCCCTTCCGATGAACCATGCGATCTGGACGGTTCAGTTTGCGCTTCCCGATGACGCGCCCGCGGCGAGGGAGAGCTGGCCATTGGCGCATCAGTTCAACGTTTCGTCGCGATACTTCGAGGCGATGGGCGTTGCTCTGCTCGCGGGAAGAGCGTTCGACGAGAGAGATGGACCCGACTCGGCGCGTGTCGTCATCGTGAGCCGGTCGACCGCGGATGCTTACTGGCCCGATCGTAACCCGGTCGGCGAGTCTCTTCTCGTCCTGGACAGCGAGGGGACTTTCGAGGCGACCGTGGTGGGGGTCGTGGCCGACGTGAGGCACGAGGGATTCCAGGACGAGATCGGCGCACAGATCTATCAGGCGATCGATCAAGGAGGGTTTCGGGGACGGTTCCTCGTGGTGTCCTCCGACGCCGAGCCGGGAAATCTCACTCGAGCGGTGGCCGGCGCCATCGCCGCCGCCGATCCGAACCTTCCG
This window of the Vicinamibacteria bacterium genome carries:
- a CDS encoding FtsX-like permease family protein, giving the protein QFSGVSVKELREALNFGYDIMRVSFTGLLAAVGFVLLIACVNVASLTLARARARERDVAVRSALGARRGRIVRQLLTESLLLALLGGGLGVFLADRGARAIAPLVPEDIFRVGDVELDTTVLLFSVAVTLLTPVLFGLAPAIGISRTNLVSSLKQGVRAGGAGIGSMRVRRALVVLEVTLAIALVVGTGLMVRSFFELQKVELGFRPESALTVRLALPQTDYPDAPEQKLFFDRALLEVSSLPGVRAAGYTVPLPMNHAIWTVQFALPDDAPAARESWPLAHQFNVSSRYFEAMGVALLAGRAFDERDGPDSARVVIVSRSTADAYWPDRNPVGESLLVLDSEGTFEATVVGVVADVRHEGFQDEIGAQIYQAIDQGGFRGRFLVVSSDAEPGNLTRAVAGAIAAADPNLPVEIRPMADIVSESALQWTISSILLGVFGAVALLLASLGIYGVVAFTVAERRREIGIRMALGATSREIGALVLSDGLKLTAVGIALGIVLAAIAARLVASQLFGVSPFDPATFVVAVLLFTATSAFASLAPTLRASSTDPIVVLRNE